The DNA segment GGAGTCAGGCGTCCGGCGTCGCCGCTGTGCAGCCAGCCGTCGCGGATCGTCTCGGCGCTGGCGTCATCGCGCTTGTAATAGCCCACCACCACGGCGGGGCTGCGGCTGAGGATCTCGCCTTCCTCGGTGATCCTTACCTCGCCACCGGGGAGAATCTTGCCCACGGTGTCGAAGCGCACGTCACCGTCGCGGTGGACGTAGGCGATGCCGATGTTCTCGGTCTGGCCGTAGATCTGCTTCAGATTCACGCCCAGGCCGTGATAGAAGCGGAACACGTCCGGTCCCAGCGCTGCGCCACCGGTATAAGCGCGTTTGAGGCGCAGAAAGCCCAGCCCGTCCAGCAGTGGACGCGTCAGGCCCCAGTACGCCAGCCACTTCTTGAACCCTGCTGTGCCGCCCGCCTTTTTCCCGCTCAGGCTGGCGTCGGCGGCGTCGGTACTCCATTGCAGGAGCTTGCGGTACAGCGCCCGGTTGGGGCCGTAACTTTCCTGCATCCGGATGAACATATTGCTCTGAATGCCCTCCCACACGCGCGGCGGGGCAAACATGAAGTGCGGGCCGATCTCCACCAGATCACTCATGGCCGTCTCGTTGCTTTCGGGAAAGTTGACCGTCACGGCATTGGCGAGGGCCACCGCCACCGTCATCATCTGCTCGCCAATCCACGCCATCGGCAGGAAGGACAGGTAATCGTCGCCAGGATTCAGGGGGTCCACCTCACCCAGCGCCTTGCCCATGTACAACAGGTTGCGGTGAGACAGCATGGCCGCCTTGGGATTCCCGGTGGTGCCAGAGGTGAGGCTGAAGTGGCACACATCGTCGGGCTTGCCGAGTGCGGCCTCGCGGTCAAAAACGGTGACCGCATCTGCCTTCCCAAGTTCCAGCAACTCCGCGAAGGAGATTAACCAGTCGTCGCCCGCGTGCTTGCTCATGCCGCGCGGGTCCTCGTAAATCACCTTGCGGATGTGGGGAAGGCTGGCGCGGTGGTCCAGCAGCTTGTCCACCTGCTCCTCGTCCTCGGCCAGCACCAGCACGGCGTCGGTGTAGTCCAGCACGTAGCGGGCTTCCTCGGACGAACTGCTCTGGTAGACGCCCACGCTGACGGCCCCCAGCGCCTGCGCGCCGATTTCCATGAACACCCAGGCGGGAATGTTGTCGGCCATCA comes from the Deinococcus sp. AJ005 genome and includes:
- a CDS encoding AMP-binding protein, which codes for MTAYDVGDVTTLTIPQLLAKRAAQTPKAVALRHKEYGIWNETTYAEYLMRAREVAAGLHALGIVRGEKVAVMADNIPAWVFMEIGAQALGAVSVGVYQSSSSEEARYVLDYTDAVLVLAEDEEQVDKLLDHRASLPHIRKVIYEDPRGMSKHAGDDWLISFAELLELGKADAVTVFDREAALGKPDDVCHFSLTSGTTGNPKAAMLSHRNLLYMGKALGEVDPLNPGDDYLSFLPMAWIGEQMMTVAVALANAVTVNFPESNETAMSDLVEIGPHFMFAPPRVWEGIQSNMFIRMQESYGPNRALYRKLLQWSTDAADASLSGKKAGGTAGFKKWLAYWGLTRPLLDGLGFLRLKRAYTGGAALGPDVFRFYHGLGVNLKQIYGQTENIGIAYVHRDGDVRFDTVGKILPGGEVRITEEGEILSRSPAVVVGYYKRDDASAETIRDGWLHSGDAGRLTPEGHLQVIDRLSDVMKTAGGETFSPQFIENRLKFSPYIKEAVAFGDGETQVTAFLNVDPLTAGQWAEKRQIAYSTYMDLSSKPELAELILKEVEEANGRLEPHERVARFVLLYKLLDADDDELTRTGKVRRKLIREKYAPIVAALYDGSESVRVEATFKYQDGQTQRVETDVVVYRVPGMEREVPRSGVAAARVGA